A genomic region of Ensifer sp. PDNC004 contains the following coding sequences:
- a CDS encoding pyridoxamine 5'-phosphate oxidase family protein yields the protein MIIKEMSRHDCSSLVQESRVGRLACCENNKPYVVPITYAYAGNCLYAFSMPGRKIDWMRKNPNVCLQIDAVSGNEWKSVVIYGRYQELAPTGQWHREYLHAWSLLEKRANWWEPGGLKPAPQEISGHYPHLFFSIDVLEMTGRACCESET from the coding sequence ATGATCATCAAGGAAATGTCCCGTCACGATTGCAGCAGCCTTGTTCAGGAGAGCCGCGTGGGGCGCCTTGCCTGTTGCGAGAACAACAAGCCCTATGTCGTACCGATCACCTATGCTTACGCCGGAAATTGCCTTTATGCATTTTCCATGCCTGGTCGGAAGATCGATTGGATGCGTAAAAATCCCAATGTTTGCCTGCAGATAGACGCAGTTTCAGGAAACGAGTGGAAAAGCGTCGTGATATACGGGCGCTATCAGGAACTTGCCCCGACAGGTCAGTGGCACCGCGAGTACCTGCACGCCTGGTCGCTTCTCGAAAAGAGAGCAAATTGGTGGGAACCGGGCGGCCTGAAGCCCGCTCCGCAGGAAATATCCGGTCATTATCCGCACCTGTTCTTCAGTATTGATGTCCTTGAAATGACCGGGCGGGCGTGCTGTGAGAGTGAGACTTGA
- a CDS encoding BON domain-containing protein → MNDNSLRQDILDELDYEPSLDAANIGVTVENGIVTLTGHVHSFAEKHAAEQVARRIRGVRAIAEEIAVRLPEHKKTADDEIASRVLKILDWGAAISDLSDIQVKVENGFVTLAGAVDFYFQRSAAEHSVRQLSGVTGIDNQLRIRPRMDVVDIRHGIKQALRRNAEIEAEDIEVEVSGNHVTLRGKVQSARERITAEQAAWSAKGVSGVTDYLTVSDK, encoded by the coding sequence ATGAACGATAACAGTTTACGACAGGATATTCTCGACGAACTCGATTATGAGCCCAGCCTCGACGCCGCAAACATCGGCGTCACCGTTGAGAATGGAATAGTGACCCTGACTGGTCACGTCCACAGCTTCGCCGAAAAACACGCCGCCGAACAGGTTGCTCGACGGATAAGGGGTGTTCGGGCGATCGCGGAGGAAATCGCGGTGCGGTTGCCCGAGCACAAGAAAACTGCCGATGACGAGATCGCAAGCCGTGTTCTGAAGATCCTCGACTGGGGTGCGGCTATTTCCGATCTGAGCGATATTCAGGTGAAGGTTGAAAACGGGTTCGTCACACTCGCCGGCGCTGTCGACTTCTATTTTCAACGTTCGGCGGCCGAACATTCCGTTCGCCAGCTCTCCGGTGTAACGGGGATCGATAACCAGTTGAGGATCCGGCCAAGGATGGATGTCGTCGATATTCGTCACGGCATCAAGCAGGCCTTGCGACGGAATGCCGAAATCGAGGCAGAGGACATCGAGGTTGAAGTCTCGGGCAACCACGTGACCCTGCGCGGGAAAGTCCAAAGCGCCCGAGAGCGTATCACCGCCGAGCAGGCTGCCTGGTCCGCAAAAGGGGTGAGTGGGGTAACCGACTATCTGACGGTGTCCGACAAGTAG
- a CDS encoding cation-transporting P-type ATPase, whose product MIADTIPLSLTRRQKEDNGSTGLTSGEARSRLAKCGPNALPEPRAGSVAEDQPQTGTDCFQPPTRTQRYRQVRKFRRFVCRLSG is encoded by the coding sequence ATGATAGCCGACACTATCCCACTCAGCCTCACCCGGCGTCAAAAGGAAGACAATGGCTCTACGGGGCTCACGAGCGGGGAGGCCCGCAGCCGGTTGGCCAAGTGTGGTCCAAACGCCCTGCCCGAACCACGGGCAGGGTCGGTGGCCGAAGACCAGCCGCAAACAGGAACGGACTGTTTTCAACCTCCGACACGTACGCAACGATACCGCCAAGTCCGGAAATTCCGAAGGTTCGTATGCCGGCTGTCCGGCTGA
- a CDS encoding universal stress protein, which translates to MDNHILVASDGSDEARDAVAMAAKFAKAIDAPLTVLHVAPPNFASATQSLPGFGHVLPVGNMIPGMSRPAGELSRTPGDGIDESAMMLGKTIADEARNVARGLGVENVSVRLEVGDCAETILETAAEISASLIVVGSRGLGRLKGILLGSVSKKVAQDAQCSVLIVR; encoded by the coding sequence ATGGATAACCATATCCTGGTTGCAAGCGATGGATCCGATGAAGCGCGCGACGCCGTGGCGATGGCCGCAAAGTTTGCCAAGGCGATCGACGCTCCCCTGACCGTTCTCCACGTTGCCCCACCAAATTTTGCAAGCGCAACACAGAGCCTTCCCGGATTCGGACACGTTCTCCCAGTCGGCAACATGATCCCTGGCATGTCGAGGCCGGCAGGGGAACTTTCACGTACGCCCGGCGATGGAATCGATGAGAGTGCCATGATGCTCGGCAAGACAATTGCGGACGAAGCTCGAAATGTGGCACGTGGGCTCGGCGTCGAGAACGTCTCCGTGCGACTGGAAGTGGGCGACTGCGCCGAGACGATTCTTGAGACTGCAGCGGAGATCAGCGCAAGCTTGATCGTCGTTGGCAGCCGGGGCCTTGGGCGACTGAAGGGCATACTTCTCGGGAGTGTGTCGAAGAAGGTGGCTCAGGATGCGCAATGTTCGGTCCTTATCGTGCGTTGA